GTCCGGCCCCGGGAAAAAGGTGGGTGTGACAAGATTTTCCGGCGTCTCCCTTGGGTGTTGCGCAGGCGAAACCGTAATTGGGTGTGGCACGGCCGGCCTTGTCCGGCCGTGCATCCCGGCCCACCTGCGCACGGCGGGACGAGGCCCGCCGTGCCACACAGTTCTAAGCCCTTGCCGGATGCCAGAAAATCTTGGCACACCCGAGAAGGGTCCGGAGACGCATTTGCGGTTGACAGTCGTTTTTTTCAAAGGTAGGTTACGGTTTAGACGGCGGCGGGGCATGTCAAGGACGGTGCGATGGCGCGGGGCGTGTGGCGGATGAAGATTCGATGGGGCGCCCCACCGGCCTTTCTTGCGGCGATCGGTTTGCTCTTTGTAACCGTGGGTGCGTGTTCGATGGTTTGCGCCGGCGAGGCGCCGGCCGGTGCGGACGACCTTCATCAGAAGGAACTGGAGCGTCTGCGGGATTTTCTGGCCGGTCCGAACCGGACGTTCGCCACCCGCCGCGACGCCGCCGCCGGCCTTCTCGAAAAAGATTCCAACGACGCGCGCGCGATCCTGGTGGAGGTGCTGGCGGCGCCGTCGGAGGCGGCCCGCGCGGTGCTGGAAGAGATTGCGGCGCGCGATTCGGCGTCCGAGGCGTTCATCGATCCGGTGTTTCAACTCCTTCGGAGCGAGGATGAGGCCGTTCGCCGCGCCGCCGCGCTGGCCTTCGGCACCTACCAGGGCAACGAGAAAGTGCTGGCGGGCCTGAAGGACTTGGCGACGGACGCCAAGGCGCCTGTGCCCGTCCGCCTGTCGGCCGTCGAGGCGCTCTCGCAGATCGTGGACCCGCGGTCCGTGGCGGCGCTGGTGGAGGCGACGTCGGCAGCGCCGGGAGACGTGGCGACGTCGGCGGCGCGGGCGCTGGTGGACATGACGGGCCTGGCGGAACTCGGCACGTCGTCCGAACAATGGGCCGCCTGGTGGAAACGCCATAAGGACGAACCGGAAGCAAGTTTCCTCCGGGGTCTCTTGCGTCGGTTCCGGGCGGAACTGAGGCGGCGCGACGCGGCGCTTACGGGGACGGAAGATCGGCTCTCGCGGCTCCTGAACGAGATCTATGAAGTCGCCGACGCGAAGCAAAAAGGCAGCCTGATCCAATCGCACCTGGAGGACGGCCTGCCGCAGGTCCGCCTGGTGGCGGGGCGGCAGGCGACGGCCCTGGCGCGCGAGGTGGCGGGCGCGAACAACGGCGGTCGGCAGGCGTACCAGCCGCTCATCCAATTGCTGCTGAAACATGCGGCAGACGAGGTGCCGGCCGTGCGGGCCGCCTGTGTGGACGCGCTGGCGGCGTGGCAGGAAACGGCGGCGGGCCCGGTGCTGCTGGCGCGCCTGGAGACGGAGAAGTCGCCGGAGGTCCGGGCCGCCCTGGCGGCCGCCTTGGGCGCCTTGAAGACGGGTGAGGCCATCCCGAGGTTAACCATGATGCTGGAGTCGTCGTCGCCGGCGGAGGTGGTGAAGTCGGCCGGCGCGCTCGGGGCGCTGGGCGACCGCAGCACGTTGGGAGCGGCGGCGGTGGATGCGGCGCTGGAGCCGCTTGGCCGGCTGGCGCGATCGTCGCCGGACGCGGGGGTGCGCGAGGCGGCCTGCCGGGCGCTGGCGAAGATCGCCCATCCCTCGGCCGAGCAGGTCCTCGTCGAGGCGCTCGGAGACCAGGCGGCCGGGGTCCGGTTCAGCGCGGCCCAGGGGCTCGGGAACCTGGGCAAGGTGGGCCCCGGGACGGTCGAGGCGCTCGGCGCGCATCTTCGGGACGATAACAAGGGTGTGCGGCAAGCGGTGGCGGCGGCGCTGGCGAAACTGGGCGGTCCCGATGCCGCCCGCAAAATGGTGGACCGCCTGAAACCGGGCGCGGAGGCCGAGCCGGCCGTCCGCAGCGCGCTGTGGACGGCGATCCAGGTGCTGGCCCAGCAGGGCGACCTTCCGGATTTCGCCCAGGAGTTGGGCGACCGCTTTTTTGCCCTCGAGGGGACCGAAACGATGCAGCGGGCCGCGGCCCTTTACGAGATCGCCCAGGGGAAGTACCCGGCGGCCGCCGCGGGCAGCCAGAAGTTGCGGGCACTGCTGGAGAGACTGGTTGACGCCTACGTCGCCGCCGGAATGTTGGAAAAGGCGGCGCCGGTGCTTCGGCAACTCTTGGCCGATACGCCTTCGGAAAACCGCGAAAGGCGGCAGGAACTCCAACAGCAGTTAGGACTGATCCTCCTGGAGAAGGGGCCCTACGGCGAGGCGGGCCAGGTCCTGGCGCGGACGACCGAGGCGCTCGAGCCGGCGGACCGCGGGCCGCTCGTCAAGGCTGTCCTCGCGCGCGCCGAGGTCCTTGTGCGCACCGACAAGCCGGAGCAGGCGCTTGAACTCATCGACGCCTTCAAGGCCGCACGCTCTGACTGGCCGGCGGCCGAACAGGCGCAGGCATTCGACCAATTGCAGGGCGAGGCCGTCAAGGCAGCCGTCGCGCGGGCCATCGCCAACCTCAGTGGATCCGATGAGCAGGTGCAGACGGCCATGGCAGCGCTGAAGAAGATCGGCCGGCCGGCGGCGGGCGGGCTCCTGGAGGCGCTCGAAAGCGCCGCTCGCGAAGGCCGTGCCGCCGTCGAGAGGAGAATCCTGGCGGCCCTGGAAGCAGTCACGGGGCGGACGGACCATGGCTACGATCCGGCCGCACCCCTGGAGAACCGCTTGAAGGCGATCGCCAAGTGGCGCAAGACTCTTGCGGCGTCTTCGGCCAAGAGAGATTTTTCTGAGGCGGGCGCCCGACCTCCCGAAACGCGAACCCCTTCAGGTAAAACGCCATGAGCAAACGATACATCTCCGCAGGAGCCTACTCCGCCGAAGCAGCCGCTTCGGCTGCGAAGGCCGGATGCTACGCAGGCGTCGACCTCGGCGGGACGAATCTGAAGTTGGGTCTGGTCTCCGCCGAGGGCGAACTGCTGCTTCGCCATTCCGCTGCCACCGAAGCCGACCGCGGGCCCGACCACGTCCTGGCGCGCATCGCGGGCGCCGTCCGCGCGCTGTGCGAGGCGGCGCCTATCGACCTCGCGGACGTCTCGGCCGTCGGGGTCGGGGCGCCGGGGCCGTTGGATTCGAGGGCCGGCGTGGTGGTCTTCGCGCCGAATCTGCCCGGTTGGCGAGACGTTCCCGTGAGCGATCGACTTCACCAGAACCTTGGCCGGCCGGTGATCCTGGAGAACGACGCGAACGTGGCCGCCTACGGCGAGTTTCGATGCGGGGCCGGACGCGACGTCCGGAATCTGGCTCTCCTGACGCTCGGCACAGGGATAGGCGGCGGCATCATTCTGGACGGGCGCCTGTTTCGCGGTTCGACCGACACGGGGGCCGAACTGGGGCACATGGTCATCCGGCACGGGGGTCGGCGGTGCGGCTGCGGGAACCGGGGATGCCTCGAAGCGTACGCGTCGGCGACGGCCGTCGTCGCCCGCATGGGCGAACGCATCGAGGCCGGCGACCCGTCCGCCCTGGCCGAGCAGCCCGACTTCACCTGCCGCGATGTCTTCGAGGCGGCGGAGGGGGGCGACGCCCTCGCGAAGCGCATCGTGGAGGAGACGGCCGACTATCTCGCTTCGGGCATCACGAGCATCCTGCACGTCCTCAATCCGGAGATGGTGGTGTTGACGGGCGGCATGATGGGGGCGGGAGACGAGTTTTTGAGCGGGATTCGCCGCCGGGTGCGCGAGACGGCTTTCGAGCGGGCGTCGAGCGGGTGCGAAATCTGCTGGAGCACGCTGGGCGGCGACGCAGGGATCCTCGGCGCGGCGCTCGCGGCTGAAGCGTTCGACCGCACGGGGCGTCCCGCCTGAACCGTCGGTCGTCTTTCCCTTTCGAGCGGTCCGCTTTGCGCCTTGCCTGAAAACTCGCCGCGATTTAGAATGCGTGGCGAGAAGATTTCCGCCGGCAGAGCGCACGTCCGGCGGCGCGAGGTCGGGGCATGAGAATCCGTTGCCCGAAATGCGGCGCCGAGTGGGAAGGCAAGGACCGCATCGGCGTGCGGGACGAGTGTCCGGAGTGCGCGGCCTACCTGCACACGTGCACCAACTGCGTGAACTACGACGCGGCACTGAACGATTGCCGCATCCCCACGACCGACGCGGTCCACGACCGCCGCGGCCAGAACTTCTGCGACGAGTTCGCCTTCGGCCCGCCCTCCGCCGAGAAGCCCTCCGGCAAGCCCGCGGAGAAGCCCGCGGAGAAGCCCGCGGAGAAGCCCGCGGAGAAACGCCTCTCGGCCGAAGAGGCCCGCAAGCGGTTCGACGACCTGTTTGGGGATGGTGGCACGTGATGCGCGAGTCCTCTGGCCGCCTCGGCTGTGGGCCTTTTCGGCGCCGGGCGGCTTTCCTCTTGCTGATCCTTTCCGTTTCGCTTGCGGTGGCGGGCTGCACGATCTTCCCTCAGGGCGCCTATTGGCCCTCCTCGCGGGACCACGTGGTTCGCGTGTCCCCCTCGGGGCCGGCGGGAGAAATCGGCGGGGGCCGTCCGCGCGCGGATCTGGTGGCGGCGGCGGCGCGGCGATGGTCGGACAAGTCGCTGGCTGACTCGGCCCGACAAATGAACGGATGGGTCGGCCTCGCAGTGTATATGGATGTCGTGCAGGCGGTCGTCTGGCTGTACGTCGAGCGGGTGACGTACCGTGACCTGGTGGTCGCGGGGATGGAGAGCCTTCGCGCGGCGATGGAGAGCGCGGAGTTTCGCGAGCGATTTTGCGAGGCGCGCGACGAGGAGCGCCGACGGCGCTTCGCGGAGGCGCTCGAAATTCTGATCCTGAAGTCGCGCGCCGGGAATCCGTGGTTCGCGTGTCAGGCGGCCGATTGGCTCGCGGTGGCCATGGAGAAAAATCGCGCGCTGCTCGGCGTGCCGGACGGTGCGGTCGTCGCCGAGTTTCTCTTCGGCGCGATGGACAGCCTGGACCCGTACACGCGGTTTCTGACGCCCGAGATGTTGCGGGTGTACGAAGAACAGATCGAGGGGCGGTACACGGGGATAGGCGCGGCAATCGAGAAGCGTGACGGGCGCGTACTCATCACGAGTGTTTTTGAAGGCGGCCCGGCGGAGGCCGCCGGTCTGAAACCGGGCGACGAACTCCTGAGCGTGGACGGCGATCCCGTCGCGCCGCTCAGCGTAGGACAGGTGACGCGGCGGCTCCGCGGCAAGGCGGGGACGAGCGTCACGCTGAAGGTTCTGTCGGCCGGTGACGAGGGGCCGCGCGAGGTCGCGGTCGTCCGGCGCGTCCTCTCGGTGCCGGCCGTGCAGGATGTCCAGATGGTGGACGCGGAGCGGCGAGTGGGGTACCTGCGGCTGGCGGACTTTCGGGATGGGGTGGAGAAGCCGTTTCGCCGGGCCGTCCGGCAATTGGCGGACCAGGGGGCCCAGGCCCTTATTCTGGACTTGCGGGACAATCCCGGGGGGTCGCTGTTTTCGGCCATAGACGTGGCTGGAGCCCTTTTGGAGGGGGGCCGGGTGGCCCGGACGCGGGGCCGGGTTCTGGGGGCCACATGGACGTACGACGTGCCGTGGCTGGCGCGTCCGGCGTGGAAGGGTCCGCTGGCGGTTCTGGTGAACGGGCGGACGGCGAGCGCGGCAGAGATCGTCGCGTCGGCGCTGGCGAGGCACGAGCGTGCGAGGGTCGTGGGGACGACGACGTTCGGCAAGGGGGCGGTGCAGATCTATTTGCCGATCGAGTGGGGCGCGAGCGCCGTGTCGGTCACGATCGCGCGCGTGTACGACGCCGAGGACGAGTGCCTCGACGGTCGAGGCGTGGTGCCGGATGTGGAGGCGTCGGAGGCGGAGTCGGTGCCGGAGGAATTGGCGGACGATCCGGTCGTGCGTGCGGCGCTGGAGTCGGTGGCGGCGCCGGCGCGGGAGCCCTGACGACTGGTGTCGATTGATTCGCCGGCGCGCGTCGAGGTGAATTTTCTTAAGAAGGGGCGTGCTGCAGGCCGATAACGCGCCAGGAGAGCGGAGACGAAGTCGTGCCGGACGCGACGCCAAAAAAAAGCGCAGCAATTCCGAAAAAGTTGTTGACACGGTTCTCGGCGCGGTCTAGCATCAAGTCATAGGCGTTGTCGTTGAAGTGTAACGGGTCTCTCTGAAAGGAGGACTGCTGATGGCGAAGAAGAAAAAGAAAGTAGCGAAGAAGAAAAAAGCCAAGAGGAAAACCGCGAAGAAGGGAAAGAAGAAAAAGTAGGATGACTTCAGCCGGTCACCGTTGAAGTCACAGCGTTGAGAAACTTCTTGGGGAGATCCGACGTGACTGCCGGATCTCCCCGGCTTTTTGTCGCGGCGCCGGTCGCACACAAGTTTTCAAGCGGCCTCGGTGAGGGGATTGACACCCGTCGCCTCTCCTCTTATACTTCGTCCCATTAAGGGCCCGGGCCTGCCGGGCCGCATGTCCTTCCGGGGGCCGCAGAAATCCTCGGCGGGGCGGTCCCCCAAGAGGCCGCAGAAGGGTTTTGGACCAAGGGGCGGGCGCCGATGGACAAGGGATACGCGAGCGTGCTCAAGGGCAAACTGGACGCGGAGAATCTGGGGCGGCTCGAGGCGCTGCGGAACGACGCCCTTCGGGCCTTCGTCGCCGATGCCGTCGCGCTCTGCGAACCGGACTCGGTCCTCATCTGCGACGACTCGGAGGAAATGGTTGACCTGACGCGCCGCCGGGCCGGCGAGGCCGGCGAGGAAACCCCTCTGGCGATCGGCGGCCACACCGTCCACTTTGACGGCATTCTGGATCAGGGCCGCGACCGCGAGGTCACCCGGTATCTTGTGCCGGAGGGCGAATCGTTTCCGAGGGCGTTGAACCAGGTTGAGCGGGAAGCGGGGCTGGCGGAAATCCGCGGCCTCTTGAAGGGGGCGATGCGCGGGCGGACGATGATCGTCCGGTTCCTCACGCTTGGGCCTCTCGGTTCGGTCTTCAGCATCCCCTGCGTCGAATGCACGGACTCGTTCTACGTCTCGCACAGCATGAACCTCCTGTACCGGCTGGGTTACGAGGAGTTCAAGCGCCTGAGCGGGCGCGGGGAGTTTTTCAAGACGATCCATTCCTCGGGCCGGGTGGACGAGCGGAGGATCAGCGCGGACGCCGACAAGAAGCGCATCTACATCGACTACGGCACGGACACGGTTTACAGCGTCAACACGCAGTACGGCGGGAACACGATCGGGCTGAAGAAACTGGCGCTTCGGCTGACGATCCGCAAGGCCGACCGTGAGGGATGGTTGGCGGAACACATGTTCCTGATGGGGGTGCGGGGCCCCGGCGGCCGGAAAACCTATTTCGCCGGCGCCTTTCCGAGCGCCTGCGGGAAAACCTCGACCGCCATGTTGCCGGGCGAAACGGTCCTCGGCGATGACATTGCCTATTTCCGCGTCCTCGCAGGCGAGGTACGGGCCGCCAATGCCGAGGCCGGCATCTTCGGGATCATCCAGAACGTCAACCAGAAGGACGACCCCCTCATCCACGACGTCCTGACGAAGCCCGGCGAGGTGATCTTCTCGAACGTGCTCGTCAAAGACGGCCGGCCGTACTGGCTCGGCATGGGCGGGGAACTCCCGAAGGAAGGCGAGAACTTCTCCGGCGCCTGGCGCGAGGGCAAGAAGGACGACGAGGGGAAACCGATCCCGGCGGCGCACAAGAACGCCCGCTATGCGGTGCGGCTGGAGGCGCTGGCGAACTGCGACCCGGAACTGGAGTCCGTCCGGGGCGTGCCGCTCAGCGGCGTCCTGTACGGCGGGCGCGACGGGCACGCCTATGTGCCCGTTCAGCAGGGGTTCGACTGGGACCACGGCATCATCGCGTACGGGGCGGCACTGGAGACCGAGACGACCTTCGCCACCGTCGGCCAGGAAGGCGTCCCGGAGATCAACCTGATGAGCATCCAGGACTTCGTCGCGATCCCGCTCGGAAAGTACGTGCGGAACAATCTGGAGTTCGGCCGGAAGGCCAGGAAGCCGCCGTTCGTGTTCGGCGTGAACTACTTCCTGCGCGACAAGGCCGGGAAGTTCACGAACGGCGTGCGCGACAAGCACGTGTGGGTGAAGTGGATGGAACTGCGGGTCCACAGCGACGTGGATGCGATCCGCGCGCCGACGGGCTGGATTCCGAAATACGAGGACCTCGTGTCGCTCTTTCGCGAGGTGTTGGGCGTGCCGTACTCCCGGGAAGCCTACATTACGCAGTTCACGATCCGCGTTCCGGAGAACCTGGCAAAACTGGACCGCGTCGAACGGTTCCACCGGACGCAGGTGGCGGACGCGCCGCCGGTGCTCTTCGAGGTCCTGGCGGAGCAGCGCCGGCGCCTGGAGAATCTTGGCGCCGCCCAGGGCGATTACGTCTCGCCGTTCGACCTCTGAGCAGCCTTTTCACCGCAGCCCAGAGGGCCCCTTTCTTACATGGGGAGATCGCCGAGTCTTGCGGGGCGCCGCCGAAAAGAGTAACATCCGCACGCGGAATATCCGAACTGCGTTTCTGTGGGGGACCTTGCCATGACACGCCACTTTGCCCTGCTGTTGCCGGTGGTCGTATGCCTGTGTGCATCGTGCCAGGGGCCACCTATTCCGGAGGAGAAGGCCGATCCGGAGGAGAAGGCCGTCCAGGCTATCGAAGCGCTGGGCGGCCTGGTGACCAGGGACGAGGAACTCCCCGGCCGGCCGGTTGTCGAAGTTGACCTTGGCGACACCAAAGCCACGGACTCCGATCTGAAGATCCTGAAGGAACTTAAGGGCCTGCAGAAACTCGACCTCGCCAACACTTCGATCACGGACACCGGCCTGAAGGACCTGAAGGAAATTAAGGGCCTTCGGGAACTTAACCTCAGCAGCACCGAGATCACGGACGCCGGACTGAAGGATCTGAAGGAACTCAAGGGCCTGCAGGAACTCTACCTCGGCGGCACCCCGATTACGGACGCCGGACTGAAGGATCTGAAGGAACTCAAGGGCCTGCAGGAACTCCACCTCGGCGGCACCCCGATTACGGACGCCGGGCTGAAGGACCTGAAGGAACTCAAGGCCCTTCGGAAACTCGGTCTCGGCTATACCAAGATCACGGACGCCGGCCTGAAGGAACTTAAGGATCTGCAGGAACTCGACCTCGGCGGCACCCCGATTACGGACGCCGGGCTAAAGGACCTGAAAGAACTTAAGGGTCTGCGGAAACTCGATCTCATGTTCACCCCGATCACGGACGCCGGACTGAAGAACCTGAAGGAACTTAGGGGCTTATGGGTTCTCGACCTCGGCTTCACCCCGATCACGGACGCCGGCCTGAAGGACCTGAAGGAACTTACGGGTCTGCGGGAACTTGACCTCGGCTTCACCCGGATTACGGACGCGGGTCTGAAGGACCTGAAGGAACTTAAGGACTTGCAGGTGCTCAACCTCAGCCACACCCGGATCACGGACGCCGGCCTGAAGGACCTGAAGGAACTTAAGGGCCTGCAGAAACTCGACCTCAGCTACAACTATCCGATCACAGACATCGGCCTGAAGAACCTGAAGGAACTTAAGGACCTGCAGGAACTCGACCTCAGCCTCGCCCGGATCACGGATGCGGTCTTGAAGGACCTGAAGGAACTCAAGGGCCTGCAGAAACTCGACCTCAGCGGCACCAAGATTACGGACGCGGGCCTGAAGGACCTGAAGGAACTTACGGGCCTGCGGGAACTCGACCTCGGCTTCACCAAGATCACGGACGCCGGCCTGAAGGACTTGAAGGAACTCAAGGGCCTGCAGGAACTTGGCCTCGGCCACACCCAGATCGCGGATGTCGGTTTAAAGGCCCTGAAGGAACTCAAGGGCCTGAAGACGCTCGTGCTCTACGACACCCAGATCACGGACGCAGGCCTGGGGCATCTCAAGGAACTCAAGGGCCTGCAGGAACTCGACCTCGACAACACCCGGATCACGGACGCCGGGCTGGCGCACCTCAAGGAACTCAAGGGCCTGCAGCACCTCGACCTACGCGACACCCAGATCACGGACGCCGGGCTGGAGGACCTGAAGGAACTCGAGGAGTTGCGGATGCTTTTTCTCACCGGCACCCGGATTACGGACGCCGGCCTGAAGGACCTGAAGGAACTCAAGGACCTGCGGTGGCTCGATCTCGGCGACACCCAGATCACGGACGCCGGCCTGAAGGAAATCAAGGGGCTCAAGGATCTGCAGGTGCTCAACCTCGACGGGGCCCAGATCACGGACGCCGGCCTGAAGGATCTGAAGGAACTCAAGGGCCTGCAGGAACTCTACCTCAGGCGCACTAAGATCACGGACGCCGGCCTCGCGGACCTGAAGGAACTCAAGGGATTGCGGGTGCTTTGGCTCAACGACACCCCGATCACGGACGCGGGCCTGGAGGACCTGAGGCAGGCGTTTCCGAATACGGAAATTCTCGGACCTTGATGCCAGTACAGGCCGGAACGATAGCTGCTTGGGGGGCGTCCTTGGCCGCCTCGCAGATCGCCGCGCTGCCGAACCCGGCGCTCCCACGGGTGGCGGCGGATGATTCCCCGGCCCGGGCGCGCAAGCAGGATCTCTCAGGCAATCGGGTCCACCCGGATCCCCGCCAGTTGACCGTACGCCTTGAACAGGCGTCCCTGGTTGCCCAGGATGAACAACTGGTGGAAGCCCTTCACGTCGCGCGTATCGGCAACGCCGTCGAGTTCGATCTCGACCGCCGTGCGGCAGCACCCGGAGGGTGGTTGCGGAATGTTGGAGCGCACGCGGCCGGTGCCGACGGCCATCGACGCCGTGCCGGCGAACGTCATGATGGTCGCGTCCTTGCCCTCCGGCCACAGGACCTGCGGCGAACAGCCTGTGCGCGTGTGGTAACTGCGCAGCAGGTACGGCGCGCGGTACGGGTTGTCGAGCCCTTCCAGCCGCGTCGGCGACGTGCAGTGGGCGCCGATAAGCGTGTTGTTGACGGTATTGGGCGACGGGTCCTGGATGAACCCGGGCCGATTGCAGAGCAGGGTCGTCAGCAGCATGCCGAGGGCGGCGCCCTGGTCGGCCTCGCAGCCGGCCGCGATGCCCTCGTCGAGCAGCCGCGAGTACGCCAGGCACACGGGGTTCTTCCAGCCCAGGCAGTCGATGGAGACGCCCTGGCAGTTCTCGGCCTCCAGGAGGCGTCGGATGACGACGTAGTTCTTGGCGGCCCCGAGGATGTCGGCCTTCGTCGGTTCGACGATCTCCTTGGCGTTCTTGGCGTAGAAGTCGGCCATGGCGCGGACTTCGTCGGTCTCCTCGACCTTCTTGAACTCCTCCTGGAATCGCGACTTCGGAATGCCGTGGAACGTCGTGCCGAGGGTCTCGACCGTCTTGTCACCCCCGCGGCCGGCCACGAGCAGCAGGCGCGTGTGCTTCATGCGCCAGATCGTGGCAAGCATCCGCAGGGCCGTCGCCAGCCACCCGACGTCCTGGCTGGCCCCCAGGAAGGTCTTCGGCAGGTTGCGGCCGCACTGCAGGTGGCTGGTGAAGCCGCTCAGGTTGCTGTAGACGATGGTGGGGACGTCGCCGCGGTTCTGGACGATCTGGTTGACGGGTTCCCAGCGGAAGAGTTCCATGGCGCAGACGATGAGGCCGTCGGGCGGCGATGCCTTGAGCCCGTCGAGGCAGGCGCTCACCTCCTCCGGCTTGTCGATGGACGCGGCCTGGACCTCGAGTCGGACGCCCAACGTCGCGGCCGCGTCCGTCAGCGTCTTCGTGAAGAGGGCCTGCTGGGCGTTGACGTCGCAGTTGCCGCCCGGCCAACTCACGACCGGGCCCTGCGCGGGCCGCGCGAACACCACCCTCACCACCGGATTGCCG
The Planctomycetota bacterium DNA segment above includes these coding regions:
- a CDS encoding S41 family peptidase; the encoded protein is MLILSVSLAVAGCTIFPQGAYWPSSRDHVVRVSPSGPAGEIGGGRPRADLVAAAARRWSDKSLADSARQMNGWVGLAVYMDVVQAVVWLYVERVTYRDLVVAGMESLRAAMESAEFRERFCEARDEERRRRFAEALEILILKSRAGNPWFACQAADWLAVAMEKNRALLGVPDGAVVAEFLFGAMDSLDPYTRFLTPEMLRVYEEQIEGRYTGIGAAIEKRDGRVLITSVFEGGPAEAAGLKPGDELLSVDGDPVAPLSVGQVTRRLRGKAGTSVTLKVLSAGDEGPREVAVVRRVLSVPAVQDVQMVDAERRVGYLRLADFRDGVEKPFRRAVRQLADQGAQALILDLRDNPGGSLFSAIDVAGALLEGGRVARTRGRVLGATWTYDVPWLARPAWKGPLAVLVNGRTASAAEIVASALARHERARVVGTTTFGKGAVQIYLPIEWGASAVSVTIARVYDAEDECLDGRGVVPDVEASEAESVPEELADDPVVRAALESVAAPAREP
- a CDS encoding HEAT repeat domain-containing protein, with product MARGVWRMKIRWGAPPAFLAAIGLLFVTVGACSMVCAGEAPAGADDLHQKELERLRDFLAGPNRTFATRRDAAAGLLEKDSNDARAILVEVLAAPSEAARAVLEEIAARDSASEAFIDPVFQLLRSEDEAVRRAAALAFGTYQGNEKVLAGLKDLATDAKAPVPVRLSAVEALSQIVDPRSVAALVEATSAAPGDVATSAARALVDMTGLAELGTSSEQWAAWWKRHKDEPEASFLRGLLRRFRAELRRRDAALTGTEDRLSRLLNEIYEVADAKQKGSLIQSHLEDGLPQVRLVAGRQATALAREVAGANNGGRQAYQPLIQLLLKHAADEVPAVRAACVDALAAWQETAAGPVLLARLETEKSPEVRAALAAALGALKTGEAIPRLTMMLESSSPAEVVKSAGALGALGDRSTLGAAAVDAALEPLGRLARSSPDAGVREAACRALAKIAHPSAEQVLVEALGDQAAGVRFSAAQGLGNLGKVGPGTVEALGAHLRDDNKGVRQAVAAALAKLGGPDAARKMVDRLKPGAEAEPAVRSALWTAIQVLAQQGDLPDFAQELGDRFFALEGTETMQRAAALYEIAQGKYPAAAAGSQKLRALLERLVDAYVAAGMLEKAAPVLRQLLADTPSENRERRQELQQQLGLILLEKGPYGEAGQVLARTTEALEPADRGPLVKAVLARAEVLVRTDKPEQALELIDAFKAARSDWPAAEQAQAFDQLQGEAVKAAVARAIANLSGSDEQVQTAMAALKKIGRPAAGGLLEALESAAREGRAAVERRILAALEAVTGRTDHGYDPAAPLENRLKAIAKWRKTLAASSAKRDFSEAGARPPETRTPSGKTP
- a CDS encoding ROK family protein, which encodes MSKRYISAGAYSAEAAASAAKAGCYAGVDLGGTNLKLGLVSAEGELLLRHSAATEADRGPDHVLARIAGAVRALCEAAPIDLADVSAVGVGAPGPLDSRAGVVVFAPNLPGWRDVPVSDRLHQNLGRPVILENDANVAAYGEFRCGAGRDVRNLALLTLGTGIGGGIILDGRLFRGSTDTGAELGHMVIRHGGRRCGCGNRGCLEAYASATAVVARMGERIEAGDPSALAEQPDFTCRDVFEAAEGGDALAKRIVEETADYLASGITSILHVLNPEMVVLTGGMMGAGDEFLSGIRRRVRETAFERASSGCEICWSTLGGDAGILGAALAAEAFDRTGRPA
- a CDS encoding phosphoenolpyruvate carboxykinase (GTP) produces the protein MDKGYASVLKGKLDAENLGRLEALRNDALRAFVADAVALCEPDSVLICDDSEEMVDLTRRRAGEAGEETPLAIGGHTVHFDGILDQGRDREVTRYLVPEGESFPRALNQVEREAGLAEIRGLLKGAMRGRTMIVRFLTLGPLGSVFSIPCVECTDSFYVSHSMNLLYRLGYEEFKRLSGRGEFFKTIHSSGRVDERRISADADKKRIYIDYGTDTVYSVNTQYGGNTIGLKKLALRLTIRKADREGWLAEHMFLMGVRGPGGRKTYFAGAFPSACGKTSTAMLPGETVLGDDIAYFRVLAGEVRAANAEAGIFGIIQNVNQKDDPLIHDVLTKPGEVIFSNVLVKDGRPYWLGMGGELPKEGENFSGAWREGKKDDEGKPIPAAHKNARYAVRLEALANCDPELESVRGVPLSGVLYGGRDGHAYVPVQQGFDWDHGIIAYGAALETETTFATVGQEGVPEINLMSIQDFVAIPLGKYVRNNLEFGRKARKPPFVFGVNYFLRDKAGKFTNGVRDKHVWVKWMELRVHSDVDAIRAPTGWIPKYEDLVSLFREVLGVPYSREAYITQFTIRVPENLAKLDRVERFHRTQVADAPPVLFEVLAEQRRRLENLGAAQGDYVSPFDL
- a CDS encoding leucine-rich repeat domain-containing protein is translated as MTRHFALLLPVVVCLCASCQGPPIPEEKADPEEKAVQAIEALGGLVTRDEELPGRPVVEVDLGDTKATDSDLKILKELKGLQKLDLANTSITDTGLKDLKEIKGLRELNLSSTEITDAGLKDLKELKGLQELYLGGTPITDAGLKDLKELKGLQELHLGGTPITDAGLKDLKELKALRKLGLGYTKITDAGLKELKDLQELDLGGTPITDAGLKDLKELKGLRKLDLMFTPITDAGLKNLKELRGLWVLDLGFTPITDAGLKDLKELTGLRELDLGFTRITDAGLKDLKELKDLQVLNLSHTRITDAGLKDLKELKGLQKLDLSYNYPITDIGLKNLKELKDLQELDLSLARITDAVLKDLKELKGLQKLDLSGTKITDAGLKDLKELTGLRELDLGFTKITDAGLKDLKELKGLQELGLGHTQIADVGLKALKELKGLKTLVLYDTQITDAGLGHLKELKGLQELDLDNTRITDAGLAHLKELKGLQHLDLRDTQITDAGLEDLKELEELRMLFLTGTRITDAGLKDLKELKDLRWLDLGDTQITDAGLKEIKGLKDLQVLNLDGAQITDAGLKDLKELKGLQELYLRRTKITDAGLADLKELKGLRVLWLNDTPITDAGLEDLRQAFPNTEILGP